Genomic segment of Pochonia chlamydosporia 170 chromosome 1, whole genome shotgun sequence:
TCATTTGCCGAGTCTTTGTCGGAGCTTTTGAATCTGGATTTCTAGCCTCGTATGTATCTTGCGAGCATCTCAATTCCTCACCTCAGCTAACTTGGTAACTCACAGTGTGATATATTACCTCTCAATCTGGTATACCCGCAAAGAACTAGCCACCAGAATCGGCATCTTCTACGCAGCATTGGTCGCTTCCTCTGCCTTTGGCGGCCTCTTAGCATACGGCATGTTTCACATCACCGGCGGTCCATATCCGCACTGGGCGTATCTTTTCTTCCTAGAAGGCGGCCTAACCATGCTTTGGGCTACGTTACTCTACATTGCTCTTCCCTCCGGAACAGATCAAGCTTGGTTCCTGAACGACCAGGAGAAAGAAGTGGCAAGATTGCGTCTTATCCAGGACTCTGTGGCTAACCTCCAAACACCGTTTAAATGGAAAGAAGCCTTTGGGGAGTTTTACACCCCACACGGATACATTCGTATCTTTGTGGCGTTTGTGTCTGGCATTGTGCTTACATCGAATGCAaacttcttggccatggtggtCAAGAGATTGAACTATAGCGTCGTCAAAACAAATTTGGTAAGAAAGATAATACGCCATAACTCCGAAATGGGGCGTGTAAGCTGACAAGACGGGCAGTACACTGTTGCTCCGGCCCTTACAGGTGCAGTTTGCCTGGTGGCATGGTGCAAGAGCTCAGATTACTTCCGAGAGCGTGGCTTTCACATCACGACATCTACGGTGATTAGTCTGATTGGGTACATCCTCTTGGGAACTGTTGCCACGACCAACACTTCAGTTCTTTACTTTGCCATGTTTCTATGTACCATTGGTGTAAGTCATTCCTCAGGACCCTGGGACCATCAATCGTTGACAATGAAGCAGGCATACCCTACCGATATTATAGGTTCAACATGGACGGTAACAAATATTCCCAACTTGAACGCACGCGCCATGATGAGCGGTCTCTACACTTCCATCGGCAACTGTGGCGGTTTAGTGTCCAGCAACATTTACCAGCAAAAGGAGGCGCCGCGAtacatcaccagcatcaggACCAATATCTCGATGAGCGCAGTGGTTATCGCGACTACGTTGGGGTACTCCCTGTGGATGAGGTGGGAAAACAGACGCCGTGATAAACGAGCCGATGCGGACCGAACGGGCTATTACTCTACTGAAGGTGTTTCCAACACGAAGGACCCGAGGTTCCGATTCCAGCCTTAAGGGTCGTCTGAATGATGCTTTGCCTTGATGAAGTATATTAAATTGTAGTAGGTTTCGAAATAGGCAGTCTATGTGATTACTTTTCCGTTTCGGTGTCCAATGCTATGCGGTGGTTGTAAAGCCACAAGTATTTCGTGTTTATGCGGTTTGGTTTACGCAGCATCGGTGGGATCCCTGTATAAATTGTTAGTATGGGTTATGGTGTTGATAAGAGCAACAGGACCGTACCAATCTGTAACCAACTtctcatccaagccatccatAGTAGCCATGTCGTCCGCTGATATTTCAAAGTTGGCCACGTCTGCATTCTCCATCATTCGCTCTTTGCGGATGCTCTTTGGCAACGTGATCATGCCATGCTGTAGGCCCCATCTACAAAAGACAGTTAGTAAAGCCCAATTCCCATTTGCATTAGTATAAAGTTTGTCATGCACGTACTTGACAAGCAATTGCGCAGCTGTACATCTATATTTCCCGGCTAATTCAACAATAGTCGGATGCGTCATCCTAAGAGCTCGTGCCAACGGGGCATAAGCTTGCACAGCAATGCCATGCTTGGCACATGTTTCGCGAATCGCGATTTGAGTATTAAATGGATGAACCTCGATTTGGTTAACGACCGGTTTTATACGAGGGCTCGAAGCCATCAATTCCTCAATCTGACAAACACGTTAGTAGCGATTGACCACATCCgaaacaacattgacactCACATGCCCAACGCCAAAGTTGCTAACACCAATCATCCTCACTTCACCGTCATCGACAGCATCCTCAAGAGCCTTCCAGCTCGTCAGACGAGCTTCCCTACCCCCATACGGACTATGCAGCAGAAACAGATCTATGTACCCTAGGCCACTAATCTCGACAGACTTTTTGATCGACCGCCTAATAGTGTCGTAGTAGGTGCTGTTGGAACTCAATTTCGACGTGTAAAACACATCCTCCCGCGTCAGATTAGCCGTGTTATCCGGGCCAGACAGAAACGTGCTGATGGCATTGCCCGCCTCCCGCTCATTATGGTACATTTGGGCGCTGTCAAAGCCGCGGTAGCCAATTTCCAGACCACACTTCACAGCACGGGCCGCTTCCCGGCCGGACATCATGTACAATCCCAGCTGGATTTGGGGTATGAGGGAGCCATTTGCAAGCTAAGAATTGTGAAGGAGGCGTTAGCTTGTTTTCCCCGAGAGGTCAATGGTTGCTTCTGGTTTCGTGGTTTTGCCCGCACCTTGAGCTTCGCCGCCAGCAAAGACGGATTCCCAGACGCCATGGTTGCAACATAAACTTTTTCAAAGAGTAACAACTGAACGCCAAAATGCGCTGGGAATGCAAGAGGGTAGGGTTGGTGTTCGTGTGGATGGATTCGGCAGAGTGTCGGATCGACCAAGATTATGCGGCATTGTGCATCGTGGGATGTGACATCACtttggtggatgtggatgggatggacAAGTGGAGAAGCGGATGGGCCAATGGATACATGTGTAGTGTTGATTGCTCGGCGAAACAACTTGGAAAGGTGTCGTGTGGAGAAAACTGTCATGTATTCAATGTGAATACAATTGCAGGTGTCATTTTATTAAATTGCGTTGCCATGGGTTGGCATCTCGGAAAGCGAGCAACACGATGATGATTCGTGGGACTTCCCGTGCGAGCTGCCCTTGTCGGCACCATGTTACAAGTGGTGCAACGAGTCATCTATTCCGCATTGTAGCCTCATGTGCTTAGTATATTCTGCAGGGATGACTTGGagtattgtattgtattgtgTTGTCTCAGCAAAATGTTGTGACATGCACATTGTTGCTCTCGCTGTCACCTCATCGCCCTATGAGAGATGTGACACATTCACAGCTGCTGCAGCAATTGATGCGTGACACTCGTTTGCTTGTCCATACTTGACTGCTCCATTCTTATAGTCGTTAGCTCACGCCTCGTACAATCCTGTGCAGCTCTCGTTTTCCATATCTCAAGAACACTAATTCTTGCGGAGACCATCTGGCTGACTGAGTCAACATATAATTCCATGTCCTATACATTCAGACCTGCCCCGCAGGATCTTCTCTCGACACAAAGTAAAGTGTGAATTGATAAAAATTCATGAAAGCAAGTTCCGAAGACTTCCTGCATGCAATAGCTGCGGCAGCTGAGGTGTGCTTTGAATGTTTCAATTGGGCTCCTTCCTGTCTGGAAGCCCGATACTGCACTGGCCTCTATTCAGGCCGTGACCTGGAACCGGGCCCGTGGAGATCATCAAGACGGATAGTCGAATGTGATGGACACTGGCGCTGAAACTTTCGTGTTGTCGGGCGGCTCTTCAAATACAACAGGGCTGCATTTGATCACATCATGCAATGGCAAGGCACAACAAGGCTGTGACTATGACACCCATCTCATGTCCAGCCGTACCCCTGGACTGGAGACGTTGACGGCTGCGGGCGTGTTCAAACTTGTTGATAAAATACGCACATCTTCGGCAGTTGCCGCAGGGGCCACGCATTGGCATTGACTTCACAAAGGACAGGCTGGCGTTTGCAAATGACGAGAAAACCCCTGGGCCAGAGCAATGTCGATTTCGGCACCCAgtagcctcatcaaccaggcGTTGGAACGGGCGTCCTCAGTCATCTTCCCAGCTGTCCGGCGGCGAGAGTGACAATGCACATTCAGCTGAAGTGCCATTTACGAAACAACACTTCAGGCCAGTCAATATACGTGTTGACTAATTCCTCAATTCAAGCCTGTGCGAGAATTTTTAGAAGCGGTGTACATGGAAAATTGATGAGAGGCTTCATCACGGCGTCAATGGCGCAAAGTAAATGGTATGTATTGGCGTCTTTAGCACGCTGAGGTCGAGGATTGAAACGCCTCAAGATGTCTGAGAGACCTTGGCAGCCGCTGGGAAGTCTACTGCCGAGGATCAGCTCGACGCCATGTATGGCTGTGGCTTCTCACCATTTTGTCTGGACTGTCAGCCTCGTGGGCGAGGGCGTGGCGTGAAGAAACTTGCCAGGGACGATGCAGTTGAAAAAGATGGCATGCAGCTGAAGTCGAAGGGGTCAAGCAGGCCCGTAACAAGGTCGTATCCGACAATGGAATAGGTCAACGGCGCGCGCGCAAGTCAGGGGTTTAGCAATGTCGCATTTGTCTTGACATTGAGTGAGGTGGCAGCTAGCTGAGCATCTGAAGGTGGATGTATTTGTAAAGGTCGAGAAGACGTTCGACCGGTCCGAGGTCGCAGTGTGAATCTGACTGCAGGAGGCGCGGGTCACAGATCTCGCCCCCACATATGGACTCGCTAGCACAGCTGTTACCCCACTTTGCCCCTCTTTACAAGGGGAAGTTTGGCTCAATTGCAATTCAGACGGCCGCGTTTCGGCACCGAGTTGACTCAAATGGAAAGAGCAAGTGGTGCAGGTTTATTTAACTTTATATCCGGAATTGACTATTTTCGACGTTGGCATTGCTTTGGATTGCCGCATTGAGCTCAAAGTTGTGATGCACTGAATAAAGGTGTCTCAAATGGGTTGACTGGTTGACTGGAAGGTAGCAGCAGGAGACAGACACACACTCTCTCGGACGGTCCCTTGACGCCATTCAGATGTTAAATAATGGAATAACCTAAATTTATCCTCCACACCAATCGCCTCCCACACAATGTTGCATCTGAGGTGCAGACGAATGATATATATCAAATAAATGCATGCGGGCGGCACAAGCCACGCTGAGCTGTTTCTCCGGGTCTCCACGTTCCGTCAGCTGTaagaaataaagaaaaaaaaaaaaaaaaaaaaaaaaaagcccAAAATTCAAAGGAGAGGGCTAAACGAAACGTCAAGTTTGTAGATGACAGGGTTTACAGCATGTGCGTCCATCAAGCCGCCCGCCACTAGACCAGACGGCAAATCTTCCCGTTCCAcggccatgaccatgtccatgtccttttcTCCTCAAAACGTGTTGTCTGGGAAAAGACCCCATGGTGACTCATGTGTTGACATCTAGCCTAGTCTCGCATCTTGAATCCCCAAGCTTACACGAGAGTATTTATACCTCTCTATCGGCCACTGCACCCCACACATGCGGTGTTCACTTTTGTGTAAATTTAACAAAAATCATTGATATCACTTCGACTCGATTTTGGGCCATCCTTTCTGCATATAGCCAGCCGACCCTTGCCATTGAATCATCACACGATACCATATTCCTTACTTGTacaacccaaacacaacatcatGAGCCAAACAAACGGTACCAATGGCTCCAACGGCTCGTCGCCCAGCCGTTCTCGTCGCCAGAGCGCACCATATCAGTCGGTCCAGGACTACCTCTCGAATatcggcaacttcaagatTATTGAGAGCACATTAAGAGAGGGAGAGCAATTTGCCAATGCCTTTTTCGACACAGAGACCAAGGTCAAGATGTACGCACTTCCAACTTCGCCGCCAGGCACGAGACCAATAACATAGCAAAACCATCAACTAACGACGACACCAGTGCCACAGCCCTCTCAGACTTCGGCGTCGAATACATCGAACTCACCTCCCCTGTTGCCTCTGAGCAGTCAAGAATCGACTGCGAGACAATCTGCAAGCTCGGTCTCAAGTCCAAGATTTTGACCCGTATGCTCTTCACACCACCGCTTATATCCACCACGCCAACCTTCTGACTGTTCGTGTAGATGTAAGATGTAATTTAGATGACGCCAAGGCTGCAGTTGCCACAGGCGTAGATGGAGTCGACCTCGTCATCGGCACTTCAAGCTTCCTTCGTGAGCATTCTCACggcaaggacatggaggccattaccaaggctgccatCGAAGTAATCAACTATGTCAAGAGGTGCGCTGCTAATGACCACCACCGAATTCGACACATTTGCTAACCCTCGCCCTTCAGCCAAGGAGTTGAAGTCAGATTTTCCTCCGAAGACTCGTTCCGCTCCGACCTAGTCGACCTTCTTTCACTATACCGAGCCGTCGACGCAATTGGTGTTAATCGAGTCGGTGTCGCTGATACAGTTGGTTGCGCTACCCCCAGACAGGTGTATGAGCTTGTGCGCACGTTGCGCGGTGTTGTGAATTGCGATATTGAGTGCCATTTGTGAGTTTTGTCACTGTCTGCTTCCGACCGAGATGGCTAACATGAGAACAGCCATAATGATACTGGATGTGCCATTGCAAATGCTTACGCCGCACTGTAAGTTTCAACCGTGCTTTTACATGTTATTAGGGATTACTAACCCTTGGCAGCGAGGCTGGCGCAACTCACATCGACACCTCTGTGCTCGGAATTGGAGAACGAAATGGCATCACGGTAAGATCTTCCTACCTCAGGCTCTTCATATATTTGTCCTCAAAGCAGTATGCTGACCATCACAGCCTCTTGGAGGACTTCTCGCCCGAATGATCGTCTCATCCCCCGACTACGTCCGCTCGCGCTACCAACTCTCACAACTCAAGGACCTCGAGAACCTCGTTGCCGAAAGCGTCGAA
This window contains:
- a CDS encoding aldo-keto reductase family 1 member E1 (similar to Verticillium dahliae VdLs.17 XP_009652906.1) yields the protein MASGNPSLLAAKLKLANGSLIPQIQLGLYMMSGREAARAVKCGLEIGYRGFDSAQMYHNEREAGNAISTFLSGPDNTANLTREDVFYTSKLSSNSTYYDTIRRSIKKSVEISGLGYIDLFLLHSPYGGREARLTSWKALEDAVDDGEVRMIGVSNFGVGHIEELMASSPRIKPVVNQIEVHPFNTQIAIRETCAKHGIAVQAYAPLARALRMTHPTIVELAGKYRCTAAQLLVKWGLQHGMITLPKSIRKERMMENADVANFEISADDMATMDGLDEKLVTDWDPTDAA
- a CDS encoding retrograde regulation protein 2 (similar to Exophiala dermatitidis NIH/UT8656 XP_009153372.1), whose translation is MDRVPAGNDGKVQDVREDEGELEKCFTDTQTAAIDFDPKVAKKLKLKADLILLPLLTVAYLLNSLDRSNVSNAHTAGLEDDLHLQGNQFNQILTYYQIPFIVLGPAVTMLTRLLGARWTIPTMLLVFGSASLASGFARNFRDLVICRVFVGAFESGFLASVIYYLSIWYTRKELATRIGIFYAALVASSAFGGLLAYGMFHITGGPYPHWAYLFFLEGGLTMLWATLLYIALPSGTDQAWFLNDQEKEVARLRLIQDSVANLQTPFKWKEAFGEFYTPHGYIRIFVAFVSGIVLTSNANFLAMVVKRLNYSVVKTNLYTVAPALTGAVCLVAWCKSSDYFRERGFHITTSTVISLIGYILLGTVATTNTSVLYFAMFLCTIGAYPTDIIGSTWTVTNIPNLNARAMMSGLYTSIGNCGGLVSSNIYQQKEAPRYITSIRTNISMSAVVIATTLGYSLWMRWENRRRDKRADADRTGYYSTEGVSNTKDPRFRFQP
- a CDS encoding homocitrate synthase, mitochondrial precursor (similar to Aspergillus terreus NIH2624 XP_001210992.1) gives rise to the protein MSQTNGTNGSNGSSPSRSRRQSAPYQSVQDYLSNIGNFKIIESTLREGEQFANAFFDTETKVKIATALSDFGVEYIELTSPVASEQSRIDCETICKLGLKSKILTHVRCNLDDAKAAVATGVDGVDLVIGTSSFLREHSHGKDMEAITKAAIEVINYVKSQGVEVRFSSEDSFRSDLVDLLSLYRAVDAIGVNRVGVADTVGCATPRQVYELVRTLRGVVNCDIECHFHNDTGCAIANAYAALEAGATHIDTSVLGIGERNGITPLGGLLARMIVSSPDYVRSRYQLSQLKDLENLVAESVEINIPFNNPITGFCAFTHKAGIHAKAILNNPSTYEILKPEDFGLNRYVSFTSRLTGWNAIKSRSEQLGLKMTDDQYKILTAKIKQMADIRPLAIDDTDSIIRSFHHDLENGKA